In the genome of Cryptococcus deuterogattii R265 chromosome 6, complete sequence, one region contains:
- a CDS encoding nuclear protein codes for MNFYKSAALALDHLDKHQGSVKGSLAAAGVKASGGEAKRILALIIETLKYRPVLQQLLKTVPILALERTTFPSRTPANTPTSQSLLLVLLHDLLFSSRSRIEASDKWPPKPAVMRHQARLKAELVKIQIREGKTKKEDLAKTSGEGEAVRYIRYNPNAGRSLTELEEYLEKKGYTKLDEPVYPVPEGKYFADPHLSDVLLAFPGSANWWVDDEWYESGGVILQDKASCFPARVLMEGWVEGEGECLDATSAPGNKTSYVSALMANRGKLHAFERSPNRFKTLEKMLAKARCSNVQAQRADFTGSDPKSKEFRNVTRILLDPSCSGSGIVNRLDYLVDDDAQESDSKTERLEKLASFQLQMILHAFKFPSAQRIVYSTCSIHAEEDERVVMAALRSNIAKENGWGLAGRESVLPKWERRGRPEEMEGDEELSNGVIRCLPEDKTNGFFVSCFVRGDTSIRPKTTKKSKDQRPPKHSLMEEDEEIAEDGFPSVAGDEEGDEEDEAQDKLAVNVPRKEKTKAQLERAKRKKAQQKVKAKKRKVET; via the exons ATGAACTTTTACAAATCTGCAGCCCTCGCGCTGGACCATCTTGATAAGCACCAGGGATCGGTCAAAGGATCACTGGCAGCTGCTGGTGTGAAAGCTTCAGGAGGTGAAGCCAAGCGTATATTAGCAT TAATTATTGAGACCCTCAAAT ACCGTCCTGTCCTCCAACAGCTGCTCAAGACAGTCCCCATCCTCGCTCTTGAGCGCACCACTTTCCCTTCGCGCACGCCCGCCAACACGCCAACatctcaatctctcctcctcgtaCTCCTGCAcgacctcctcttctcatctcgaTCTCGTATTGAAGCGTCAGATAAATGGCCGCCCAAACCCGCCGTGATGCGTCACCAAGCGCGGTTGAAGGCGGAACTTGTCAAAATCCAAATTAGAGAGGGTAAgacgaaaaaggaagatttAGCAAAAACAAgtggtgaaggagaggctGTGAGATATATCCGATATAACCCCAATGCTGGGAGATCTCTTACagagcttgaagagtatctggagaagaaggggtaCACAAAGCTGGATGAGCCTGTATATCCTGTACCTGAAGGAAAGTACTTTGCCGACCCGCACCTGTCAGATGTGTTGTTAGCCTTCCCTGGTTCAGCCAATTGGTGggtagatgatgaatggTACgagagtggaggtgtgATCCTCCAAGACAAGGCGAGTTGTTTCCCTGCACGAGTGTTAATGGAAGGATGGGTggaaggcgaaggagaGTGTTTAGACGCTAC GTCTGCACCAGGTAACAAGACCAGTTATGTTTCGGCTTTGATGGCAAACAGAGGCAAA CTCCATGCATTTGAACGCTCTCCCAATCGATTCAAGACCCTTGAGAAGATGCTCGCCAAAGCACGATGTTCCAACGTACAAGCTCAAAGAGCCGACTTCACCGGTTCGGACCCCAAAAGTAAAGAGTTCAGGAATGTCACCCGCAT ATTACTTGATCCTAGCTGTTCCGGTTCGGGGATCGTCAACAGGTTGGACTACCTTGTGGACGACG ACGCCCAAGAGTCAGACTCAAAAACAGAACGCTTGGAGAAGTTGGCGAGCTTCCAGCTTCAAATGATCCTTCACGCTTTCAAAT TCCCATCAGCTCAACGGATCGTCTACTCCACATGCTCTATCCATgctgaggaagacgagcgTGTCGTCATGGCCGCTCTGCGGTCAAATATCGCCAAGGAGAACGGATGGGGTTTGGCAGGTCGAGAGTCTGTTCTACCCAaatgggagagaagaggaagacctgaggaaatggaaggggACGAGG AACTCTCGAACGGCGTGATCCGGTGTCTCCCAGAAGATAAGACTAACGGTTTCTTCGTCTCATGCTTCGTGCGTGGTGATACAAGCATTAGACCTAAGACCACAAAGAAATCAAAGGATCAACGGCCGCCCAAGCATAGTCtaatggaggaagatgaagagatcgCTGAAGATGGTTTTCCTTCTGTTGCgggtgatgaggagggtgacgaagaagatgaagcacAAGACAAGCTGGCCGTAAACGTCCCTcggaaggaaaagacgaaaGCTCAGCTGGAGAGGGCTAAACGCAAGAAAGCCCAGCAGAAAGtaaaggcgaagaagcgTAAGGTGGAGACGTAA
- a CDS encoding terbinafine resistance locus protein, giving the protein MSYDQVPSESHQFIQPDEDDLEALSFSHPNPSPTPSGPSSSQQQNHPSYSAGPSNPSGVSGKIGQDGPSSKPRAATSTIGWGGVRVETRYTGESTLDEPVSKTIMRDLNSIYAKLILILYPPKGGHNQLLRDWDLWGPLVICLALAIILSLDAPQDQSMQVFSLVISLITIGSVVVTVNSKLLGGKVSFFQSLCVLGYAIAPILIASIVAFLVHNIIVRIPVTLACWGWSVWASMNFFNGTQLPESRIFLAVYPMCLFFFVLAWMIIIQ; this is encoded by the exons ATGTCCTACGACCAAGTCCCTTCCGAATCCCACCAGTTCAT CCAACCCGACGAAGACGACCTCGAAgccctctccttctcccatcctaATCCCAGTCCGACGCCTTCCGGtccttcctcgtcccaGCAGCAAAACCATCCCAGTTACTCTGCTGGCCCGTCTAATCCTTCGGGCGTCTCTGGTAAGATTGGTCAGGATGGGCCGAGCAGTAAACCTCGAGCGGCGACGAGTACGATAGGCTGGGGAGGCGTGAGGGTCGAAACGCGATATACGGGAGAGTCTACCTTGGACGAGCCAGTATCAAAGACCATT ATGCGTGATCTCAACTCGATCTACGCCAAGCTTATACTTATACTCTACCCTCCAAAAGGTGGCCACAACCAGCTCCTTCGAGACTGGGACCTTTGGGGCCCGCTTGTCATTTGTTTGGCACtcgccatcatcctttctctcGATGCACCGCAAGATCAATCGATGCAAGTCTTTTCGCTGGTTATTTCCCTGATTACAATCGGATCTGTAGTTGTGACCGTCAACTCGAAGCTGTTGGGCGGGAAAGTGtcattcttccaaagtTTA TGTGTGTTGGGTTATGCAATTGCACCGATATTGATTGCCTCCATCGTCGCCTTTCTCGTACACAACATTATTGTCCGCATACCCGTAACCTTGGCATGTTGGGGATGGTCCGTCTGGG CATCAATGAACTTCTTCAATGGTACACAGCTCCCCGAGAGCCGAATATTCCTTGCCGTCTACCCCATgtgcctctttttcttcgtccttgCGTGgatgatcatcatccaatAG
- a CDS encoding myosin regulatory light chain invertebrate, translating to MSGKPSLGKGLPSQVKQSSQGRREPSGGAYTMFTPQQIKQFKEAFTMIDQDGDGRVTESDLREMLSNLGQTPTPELLHSLLTSRPGGSATAQSKSVNPSDGVNFTQFLSMMGERLIQLDPEQDLVDAFACFDDGDKGYVDVKTMRKYLGELGDRMEDWEIERLFSGPFTDRQGRFNYPEFAKVLRVNDGDPERKDKLCT from the exons ATGTCTGGCAAACCATCTCTTGGCAAGGGCCTCCCATCCCAAGTCAAACAGTCCTCCCAAGGCAGACGAGAACCCTCAGGTGGTGCATACACTATGTTTACCCCGCAGCAGATCAAGCAGTTCAAAGAAGCTTTCACCATGATTGATCAAGATGGCGATGGAAGAGTGACGGAAAGTGATCTCAGAGAAATGCTCAGTAACCTCG GACAAACGCCCACACCCGAGCTcctccattcccttcttacGTCCCGCCCCGGAGGTTCCGCTACAGCACAGAGCAAGTCAGTCAACCCTTCTGACGGGGTCAACTTTACTCAGTTCCTGTCCATGATGGGCGAGCGGCTCATACAACTTGATCCGGAGCAAGATCTAGTCGATGCCTTTGCATgctttgatgatggtgataaGGGGTACGTGGATGTCAAGACGATGAGAAAATATTTGGGGGAGTTGGGTGATAGAATGGAAGACTGGGAG ATTGAGAGACTGTTCTCTGGCCCTTTCACAGACAGACAAGGCCGCTTCAACTACCCAGAATTCGCCAAAGTCCTCCGGGTAAATGATGGAGATCCTGAGCGTAAAGACAAACTTTGTACATAG
- a CDS encoding alpha-amylase, translating to MLAHQAALALIPLLSFLPAYALDANAMRSRSVYQVITDRFARNSSSTGDCNVADRKYCGGTWSALAEKLDYIQGMGFDTIWISPVVENIGGTTGEGEAYHGYWTLDPESLNSNFGSADELKSLSSSLHNRGMYLQVDVVINHVAATSSSTFQPSEAYGPFSTSDDYHPFCWITDYNNQTNVEQCWLGDDSVALADLNTESNTVVSYWNNWIKELVSNYTVDAIRIDTVKHVRQGFWPDFVNAAGVFNQGEVLLGDAPYVAGYQNNASINPFNYPVYYPLVRAFNGTGQSFNELISMVSSVNGNFTDPTLLGSFLNNHDNARFESIVTDTSLIKNAQAYPLVTDGIPYVYYGSEAGFKGGNDPDNREPMWTTSYDTTSDMYKFFTSLNAARSAAGNASSTFYTDKMTLSQPSETTLLVAKKPLISVFSNGGSSASNVSVSVDSSSSGWAASTKVIDALTCESFTTDGSGNLAVTISKGEPRVLIEDSQKGSLCGDSSSSSSSSSKESGAGMTTKVGGWVAFAGIFVAGLQVLL from the exons ATGCTTGCCCATCAAGCAGCCCTCGCTCTCAtccccctcctctccttccttccagcGTATGCCCTTGATGCTAACGCGATGCGTTCGCGCTCCGTGTATCAAGTCATCACCGATCGATTCGCACgcaattcttcttcaaccgGCGATTGTAATGTGGCTGACCGCAAGTACTGTGGTGGAACATGGTCCGCTCTGGCTGAGAAGCTTGACTACATTCAGGGAATGGGCTTTGACACTATCTGGATATCTCCCGTTGTCGAAAACATTGGCGGTACTACCGGCGAAGGCGAGGCGTATCACGGTTACTGGACCCTTGATCCCGAGTCTCTCAACTCCAACTTTGGGTCCGCTGATGAGCTCAAGTCTTTGAGTTCTTCGTTGCACAACAGGGGAATGTATCTCCAGGTCGACGTCGTCATTAACCACGTCGCCGCCACCTCTAGTTCTACTTTCCAACCTTCCGAAGCTTACGGTCCTTTCAGTACTTCTGATGACTACCATCCCTTCTGCTGGATCACTGATTACAACAACCAGACCAATGTTGAGCAGTGCTGGCTTGGTGACGACTCTGTCGCTTTGGCCGATTTGAACACTGAAAGCAACACTGTTGTTTCTTACTGGAACAACTGGATTAAGGAGCTTGTTTCCAATTACACTGTTGATGCCATTCGTATTGATACCGTCAAGCACGTCCGTCAAGGTTTCTGGCCCGATTTCGTCAACGCTGCCGGCGTCTTCAACCAGGGTGAGGTTCTCCTCGGCGACGCACCTTACGTTGCTGGCTACCAGAATAATGCCTCTATCAATCCTTTCAACTATCCTGTCTATTACCCTCTTGTCCGCGCTTTCAATGGCACTGGACAGAGCTTCAATGAGCTCATCAGTATGGTTTCTTCCGTAAATGGCAACTTCACCGACCCCACCCTTCTCGGTAGTTTCTTGAACAACCACGATAATGCCAGGTTTGAGAGTATTGTCACTGACACTTCA TTGATCAAAAATGCTCAAGCTTACCCTCTCGTCACTGATGGTATCCCTTACGTCTACT ACGGTAGTGAAGCTGGCTTCAAGGGCGGAAACGACCCTGACAACCGAGAGCCCATGTGGACCACCAGCTACGACACTACTTCCGACATGTACAAGTTTTTCACTTCTTTGAACGCTGCCCGTTCTGCTGCTGGCAACGCTTCTAGCACTTTCTACACTGATAAG ATGACTCTCTCTCAACCTTCTGAGACCACTCTTCTCGTTGCCAAGAAGCCCCTTATCTCTGTTTTCTCTAACGGTGGTTCTTCCGCCTCCAATGTCTCTGTTTCTGTCgattcttcctcttccggcTGGGCCGCTTCCACCAAGGTCATTGACGCCCTCACTTGCGAATCTTTCACCACCGATGGTTCAGGAAACCTTGCAGTGACCATCTCCAAGGGTGAACCCCGAGTTCTCATCGAGGACAGCCAAAAAGGATCCTTGTGCGGTGACTCTAGCTCtagctcttcttcaagctctaAGGAAAGCGGCGCGGGAATGACCACAAAGGTCGGCGGCTGGGTTGCATTTGCAGGTATCTTCGTTGCCGGATTGCAAGTCCTTCTATAA